gTTTTGTGACTTTTGTGTTACAAATAGTTAGTTTAGTGACTTTACCTTAACAAAAATAGTTTTCTGACTTGAGTGTTATGAAGAGTAAGTTAGTAATGGTAGGTGAAAGTAACCCGATTCGTTTGTTGTTAAAAAGGTAAAGTTAGGCTGCTACTTTATTCAGGGAACCACAGTTAGCAAATTTTTGCTTTAGCTCTAGATCATAGAACTGAAAGGTAGATGCCTGATATGCTTGCCTTCCAGTGCTAGGGTCGTTGTGTCTGCATTAGCACACTTGCCTAAAGCATTTGTACTTTGTTCAAGCCTTGACGTGTTACTAGCTGATGATATTTTCTGTTTAATATGTGAAGGCTGAAGCTTCTTTAGTTCTATTATTGATCCGTCTGTTCATCTGCTGGTTTCTTTTGGGCCCTTTAGCTTGTCCTTCATTCAGAGCCAGTCATAGGAAGCTGTATATGATAGGTGTGTGTCATAGGAAGCTGTATGTGGTAGGTGTGTGTCAGAACAATTATTCTCCTAAACTTTTTCCCTGAATCAAGTTTCAGAATGATAATGATGGCATCATAATTATTCCCATGACTGAACGAATCCTATGGGAGAACTAGGGAAGGGAGCAATATGATATTGTTCCTTAATGAAGCTCCATTTTTGGAAGGTTGAATGCCCCGGGtttggaggggggggggggagctGACCATGTATCCTGCATTAAGCACAAACAGGAAGAAGTCCCATCAAAGGCTAGGTCATATGTGTGATGTGCAAGACGAAGGTATATGACATTAAGAGGGATAAATCTTCCTATTTCTTTTCGCTAGAAGCAAATTTTGAGCTCTGAGGCTCCTTTTTGAAGATGAACAAACCTTTATTATAAAAGATTAGAGGTGTTCCCTATTGTTGATAAACTTATTtaccttataaaaaaaatacaaacctCTGTTATCATTCATGTTCGAATTGACTGTACTTATTCTGTTCTTGCAGGGAACAGAAGAAATAAATCACTTGGTTTGTCCCTTTGGGGACATCCGATAAAACTGTAAATATATCACAGGGTCCAATGGTTCACCGTAAAACATAAAAGTGATTAGTAGCTCTGAATTTTCAACTGGCTGAATGTAATGTCATCAAGCTCTTTGTGCATTCAAATTTCATGATCCTGCTTACTTGTGAactacttttatttgttattttctaCCTTTTTGGTTCACCCAGAAAGATGAATGTAGAAACATAGCTCATCTGTCAGAAAATACAGTCAGTAAGAAGTGATTTACCTGTTCAGGCAACCACGATTCTATTATTCATGGTCTTTATTGGCAGTTTCATTAAGACTTAGAACTACTCATAAAGCTTGTGTTTTTCGTGTTCCAATGTAATACTCACATCTTAGCTTGACGTGAAACTAAGCTAGCCACACACACTGCATCAGATGCTTTTCATATATCCAACATTCATGCCATACAAAAGACATGTGACCTTTCTGTCATGTTTCCAATAATGCTTCACTAATTCATTGAAACTGGCTACATGCATAGGGCCTACATAAGATTTTTGAATTGACAGACGTCCAACAATGCTTTTCGCAGTTGGGGTATAGTGTTTTATGGTGTCTGGTCTAATAGAAAGTTAATTTCAATGACAGAACTTGCAGTGTGGAGAAAGTGTAACCATCGAAGGCCGAGCTTACACCATTTCAGCTGTAACTCATCGTTATCAGCTTCGTAAAGGGAAATACGAGCCTAGTGAGAAGAGGCTTGATGTGTTGTCTACTGGAAGATACATCTTAAATTTGTACTTAGAAAATTTGCTAGAACAATCTTGACTATTAAGTAGATTACTCCTTTTCCCTTCATCTTTATGTATACATTATGAAAATACAACTTCATTCAATTGCCTGTGTCAAATGAACTCGTTTGTTATTTTTGCTTGCAGTATGTCTCAATCATACATCATATCTCAACACACACTAAAGAAAGAACAACGTAAGATTTCTTTCGATCTTAGTGGTATCGGTATTCAGTGAAATAGTCGAACTGGCTTTAAATCTTGTGTTTCCAAGTACATACAAAACAAAGGAGAATGTTACCATAAAGgggaaatttttataaaaataagggAATTGGTACtatatttatgttgttgatGGTAATGGAAACTTTCCTACATTGAAGAGCTTAATGGTGGTGAATGAATGTGGGAATAAAGACTCTTATTACAATGACAATGATGATTGGGTAAAAGCATAAAGCATGTATAGTTGATTGCAGACAAAAGGCCCCCAAGATAGCAAGTACTGTCTCACCATCTTTTTCTGCCACGTgtcattataaaatttattcatgCAAATTATTATTTACACTATGTATGAAGCAGACTCTCAATACAATATATACGCTATCTGACTGATTAACCCCTTTTGAATTTTCAgccacaaatatatatatgtagttgCATATACAACTTGTCCAAAATAAAGCTCGTGAGGGAAGTTCTTCAAAATTTATTGATcagattaatttatatttaaatcgAATGAATttactaataaaaaaatcatcatcGAAAAGTTCAGTTGACATTTATGACATTGATTTAAAAGTGAAAAGTTCCAACAAAATTTATAGCATTTTTTACTtgtgataataataaaaatatattaagtatattaaagATAGATTATATGCGTATCTTATCTTTGATCTAATTCAGatagataaattattttctatagaTAGGCGTAAAATGCAATTTGTTTCTTGTTTTGAGTGATTATTATTCCGCAAGTGAAGGATGCAATTGCCATTGACCTAtgctattataaaaaaattgattttaaaacaGAGCAATTTTAACTGTacaatattttgttgttataatTTATGCATTAAGTACTACATTAATGGTTTTATCTATTATAAAatggtaataataataaaagagtaTAATAATTAAAGGAACACGACAGGCGGTCCACATGCGACGGTTCCGGTTCACGTGTGTGCACATGTAATACCCCTTTCCCTGTCCCGGTTCAAATGGTGCCTCTTATCATGTCAtatagtaattattatttatagtactactattattatattactttaCTAAATTTAGTGCAATTTTGTAATCTAATGTACCATTCATAACTAGTACTATtgctattatttattattatatgtcaaattttaactttttcatttCCC
This window of the Solanum pennellii chromosome 2, SPENNV200 genome carries:
- the LOC107009043 gene encoding uncharacterized protein LOC107009043, which gives rise to MALVSNTNSFLKSQRHQVYCRKKEKDKSQNPQPYKVIEISPPPKSLGIRCLPSNLQCGESVTIEGRAYTISAVTHRYQLRKGKYEPSEKRLDVLSTGRYILNLYLENLLEQS